In the Arachis ipaensis cultivar K30076 chromosome B10, Araip1.1, whole genome shotgun sequence genome, one interval contains:
- the LOC107623725 gene encoding uncharacterized protein LOC107623725 isoform X2: MEKSKMVEAGGNNNHSSSMETGFGNNFSDLTKSFSLALRSLLTSCSNQEFNQAFSTFTDTETQFLHRLFLQLITSLHENIEEEFKSICLRTKVGATLDAVEEVIEERDLDPLFSERSNIMDVAEDLSAAKKNEIQHLKEMVQLGEEKNQMLRSRLQLLREGRQVSSGAFQAVEKFRSMNLSYGANISDK; the protein is encoded by the exons ATGGAGAAGTCGAAAATGGTTGAAGCAGGTGGCAATAACAACCATTCTTCTTCAATGGAAACGGGATTCGGAAACAACTTCTCCGATTTGACCAAGTCCTTCAGTTTGGCCCTTCGTTCTCTCCTCACTTCTTGCTCCAACCAG GAGTTCAATCAAGCTTTCTCAACTTTTACTGATACCGAAACACAATTTCTTCATCGTCTATTTCTTCAG CTCATCACTTCTTTGCATGAAAACATAGAG GAAGAGTTTAAGTCAATCTGCCTTCGAACAAAG GTAGGAGCCACCCTCGATGCGGTTGAGGAAGTCATAGAAGAAAGAGATCTCGATCCCTTATTTTCAGAGAG GAGTAACATAATGGATGTTGCTGAGGATCTGTCTGCGGCAAAGAAGAATGAAATTCAACATCTAAAGGAGATGGTGCAGTTG GGAGAGGAAAAGAATCAAATGCTTCGATCACGATTACAACTCCTTAGGGAAGGCAGACAAGTCTCGTCTGGTGCTTTCCAAGCTGTTGAGAAG TTCAGAAGCATGAATTTGAGCTATGGTGCTAACATCAGTGACAAGTGA
- the LOC107623725 gene encoding uncharacterized protein LOC107623725 isoform X1, with translation MEKSKMVEAGGNNNHSSSMETGFGNNFSDLTKSFSLALRSLLTSCSNQEFNQAFSTFTDTETQFLHRLFLQLITSLHENIEEEFKSICLRTKVGATLDAVEEVIEERDLDPLFSERSNIMDVAEDLSAAKKNEIQHLKEMVQLGEEKNQMLRSRLQLLREGRQVSSGAFQAVEKQFRSMNLSYGANISDK, from the exons ATGGAGAAGTCGAAAATGGTTGAAGCAGGTGGCAATAACAACCATTCTTCTTCAATGGAAACGGGATTCGGAAACAACTTCTCCGATTTGACCAAGTCCTTCAGTTTGGCCCTTCGTTCTCTCCTCACTTCTTGCTCCAACCAG GAGTTCAATCAAGCTTTCTCAACTTTTACTGATACCGAAACACAATTTCTTCATCGTCTATTTCTTCAG CTCATCACTTCTTTGCATGAAAACATAGAG GAAGAGTTTAAGTCAATCTGCCTTCGAACAAAG GTAGGAGCCACCCTCGATGCGGTTGAGGAAGTCATAGAAGAAAGAGATCTCGATCCCTTATTTTCAGAGAG GAGTAACATAATGGATGTTGCTGAGGATCTGTCTGCGGCAAAGAAGAATGAAATTCAACATCTAAAGGAGATGGTGCAGTTG GGAGAGGAAAAGAATCAAATGCTTCGATCACGATTACAACTCCTTAGGGAAGGCAGACAAGTCTCGTCTGGTGCTTTCCAAGCTGTTGAGAAG CAGTTCAGAAGCATGAATTTGAGCTATGGTGCTAACATCAGTGACAAGTGA
- the LOC107623725 gene encoding uncharacterized protein LOC107623725 isoform X4, protein MEKSKMVEAGGNNNHSSSMETGFGNNFSDLTKSFSLALRSLLTSCSNQEFNQAFSTFTDTETQFLHRLFLQLITSLHENIEEEFKSICLRTKVGATLDAVEEVIEERDLDPLFSERSNIMDVAEDLSAAKKNEIQHLKEMVQLE, encoded by the exons ATGGAGAAGTCGAAAATGGTTGAAGCAGGTGGCAATAACAACCATTCTTCTTCAATGGAAACGGGATTCGGAAACAACTTCTCCGATTTGACCAAGTCCTTCAGTTTGGCCCTTCGTTCTCTCCTCACTTCTTGCTCCAACCAG GAGTTCAATCAAGCTTTCTCAACTTTTACTGATACCGAAACACAATTTCTTCATCGTCTATTTCTTCAG CTCATCACTTCTTTGCATGAAAACATAGAG GAAGAGTTTAAGTCAATCTGCCTTCGAACAAAG GTAGGAGCCACCCTCGATGCGGTTGAGGAAGTCATAGAAGAAAGAGATCTCGATCCCTTATTTTCAGAGAG GAGTAACATAATGGATGTTGCTGAGGATCTGTCTGCGGCAAAGAAGAATGAAATTCAACATCTAAAGGAGATGGTGCAGTTG GAATAA
- the LOC107623725 gene encoding uncharacterized protein LOC107623725 isoform X3, protein MEKSKMVEAGGNNNHSSSMETGFGNNFSDLTKSFSLALRSLLTSCSNQLITSLHENIEEEFKSICLRTKVGATLDAVEEVIEERDLDPLFSERSNIMDVAEDLSAAKKNEIQHLKEMVQLGEEKNQMLRSRLQLLREGRQVSSGAFQAVEKQFRSMNLSYGANISDK, encoded by the exons ATGGAGAAGTCGAAAATGGTTGAAGCAGGTGGCAATAACAACCATTCTTCTTCAATGGAAACGGGATTCGGAAACAACTTCTCCGATTTGACCAAGTCCTTCAGTTTGGCCCTTCGTTCTCTCCTCACTTCTTGCTCCAACCAG CTCATCACTTCTTTGCATGAAAACATAGAG GAAGAGTTTAAGTCAATCTGCCTTCGAACAAAG GTAGGAGCCACCCTCGATGCGGTTGAGGAAGTCATAGAAGAAAGAGATCTCGATCCCTTATTTTCAGAGAG GAGTAACATAATGGATGTTGCTGAGGATCTGTCTGCGGCAAAGAAGAATGAAATTCAACATCTAAAGGAGATGGTGCAGTTG GGAGAGGAAAAGAATCAAATGCTTCGATCACGATTACAACTCCTTAGGGAAGGCAGACAAGTCTCGTCTGGTGCTTTCCAAGCTGTTGAGAAG CAGTTCAGAAGCATGAATTTGAGCTATGGTGCTAACATCAGTGACAAGTGA